ATACCGCAGATAAAGAAGACGGATGTTTTTGCCAAGATCCCGAGTTCCATAGTTATCAGGGTGGAGGAGAGAAAGCCCTTTGCGGTCTTTATTGTGGACGGCTCCTACTATATTGCCGACAACGAAGGGGTCATTTTGAGCAGGGAGCAAGGGGTCAAGGGGGCTCTGGACCTGCCCACTGTGGTAGGCCTTTCGAAAGGACAGTTGGTATCGGAGAACAGGATAGCCCCTTCACTGGTAGAGGCCCTGGCCAAGTCCTATAAACTGCTTTCCCAGTTGATGCCGCCCAACAGCTTTGCCGTTGAGATGAAGCAGGCAGCGGACATAAATATCCTGATAAACGATATCATCAAGGTCAAGATAGGGGAGCCTTTGGACATTGACAAAAAACTTTTTGTCCTGCGGCTGCTCTTTGAAAGGGCCGGGGATAAAAAAAGCCGCATAGAATATGTTGATGTGCGGTTGCCGGACCTTCCCGTTGTCAAATTCAGGTAGACTGTATTGTATTTGCCCGGGTATATGCTAGAATAAA
This genomic stretch from Candidatus Margulisiibacteriota bacterium harbors:
- a CDS encoding FtsQ-type POTRA domain-containing protein — encoded protein: MKPKKKKRTGLLKAAVLILAVLSFLLVILYLPVWRVKEVIVQGNKIVAREQIIEQAGISFDENIFFVNSGEVRRRIKEIPQIKKTDVFAKIPSSIVIRVEERKPFAVFIVDGSYYIADNEGVILSREQGVKGALDLPTVVGLSKGQLVSENRIAPSLVEALAKSYKLLSQLMPPNSFAVEMKQAADINILINDIIKVKIGEPLDIDKKLFVLRLLFERAGDKKSRIEYVDVRLPDLPVVKFR